In the Malaya genurostris strain Urasoe2022 chromosome 1, Malgen_1.1, whole genome shotgun sequence genome, one interval contains:
- the LOC131425729 gene encoding uncharacterized protein LOC131425729 isoform X2, with protein MIRILCATMVERLMHDSIYPTTEEKKMLAIKILLQFPFLCATRRSTGASEYSLFFWKNGGQGPKHEHTGLIHTHLRNSCKNLLPEQRKFTHSEKVVKHVGVCTEIIELAEMCAKFGATSANYSTISKMMSDVHDLHMMLLNEKNDMAKILLVLPHLTSYNGRMIHMAYERIHGTSFNQKVDLRKVFAKGLMHNQHAFKEVSDDYIRGCLRIMIKLTRKGIKHKETMEPNIGIETELAAPLIRWISDSQSIQDYNAPVSHIFCQSENFFVYLSPCAIIPCGKESINAIDTFFRSFAVFNLRIPVN; from the exons ATGATTCGTATTTTATGTGCCACTATGGTAGAAAGATTAATGCATGATTCAAT ATACCCAACGACCGAGGAGAAAAAGATGCtagcaataaaaatattgctccaGTTCCCATTTTTATGTGCAACAAGAAGAAGTACAGGAGCATCAGAATAC TccctatttttctggaaaaacggTGGCCAAGGACCAAAACATGAACACACCGGATTAATTCATACTCACTTGAGAAATTCTTGCAAGAATTTATTACCTGAACAAAGGAAATTCACCCATTCTGAGAAAGTCGTAAAACACGTCGGAGTTTGTACGGAAATTATTGAACTAGCTGAAATGTGCGCAAAGTTTGGAGCTACTTCAGCAAACTATTCTACTATTTCGAAAATGATGAGTGATGTTCATGATTTGCATATGATGCTACTCAACGAGAAAAACGATATGGCTAAGATACTACTCGTTTTACCACATTTGACTTCTTACAATGGGAGAATG attcaTATGGCATATGAGCGCATCCATGGTACCAGCTTCAATCAGAAAGTTGACTTGAGAAAAGTATTCGCCAAAGGTCTCATGCACAATCAGCATGCTTTTAAAGAAGTTTCGGATG ATTACATAAGAGGATGTCTTCGTATAATGATTAAATTAACTCGCAAGGGCATAAAGCATAAGGAAACAATGGAGCCGAATATTGGTATAGAAACTGAACTAGCAGCTCCATTAATTAGATGGATTTCTGACTCTCAATCGATCCAGGATTATAACGCTCCTGTATcgcatattttttgtcaaagcgaaaatttttttgtatatctATCTCCTTGTGCCATTATTCCCTGTGGAAAGGAATCAATTAACGCTATCGATACATTCTTTAGATCGTTCGCAGTGTTTAATTTGCGAATTCcggtaaattaa
- the LOC131425729 gene encoding uncharacterized protein LOC131425729 isoform X3 gives MFIVTVISVITCIYIQAKKTNINIEPNRETNISLFFWKNGGQGPKHEHTGLIHTHLRNSCKNLLPEQRKFTHSEKVVKHVGVCTEIIELAEMCAKFGATSANYSTISKMMSDVHDLHMMLLNEKNDMAKILLVLPHLTSYNGRMIHMAYERIHGTSFNQKVDLRKVFAKGLMHNQHAFKEVSDDYIRGCLRIMIKLTRKGIKHKETMEPNIGIETELAAPLIRWISDSQSIQDYNAPVSHIFCQSENFFVYLSPCAIIPCGKESINAIDTFFRSFAVFNLRIPVN, from the exons ATGTTTATCGTcactgttatctctgttatcacTTGTATTTACATCCaggcaaaaaaaacgaatataaaTATAGAACCAAATAGGGAAACGAATATT TccctatttttctggaaaaacggTGGCCAAGGACCAAAACATGAACACACCGGATTAATTCATACTCACTTGAGAAATTCTTGCAAGAATTTATTACCTGAACAAAGGAAATTCACCCATTCTGAGAAAGTCGTAAAACACGTCGGAGTTTGTACGGAAATTATTGAACTAGCTGAAATGTGCGCAAAGTTTGGAGCTACTTCAGCAAACTATTCTACTATTTCGAAAATGATGAGTGATGTTCATGATTTGCATATGATGCTACTCAACGAGAAAAACGATATGGCTAAGATACTACTCGTTTTACCACATTTGACTTCTTACAATGGGAGAATG attcaTATGGCATATGAGCGCATCCATGGTACCAGCTTCAATCAGAAAGTTGACTTGAGAAAAGTATTCGCCAAAGGTCTCATGCACAATCAGCATGCTTTTAAAGAAGTTTCGGATG ATTACATAAGAGGATGTCTTCGTATAATGATTAAATTAACTCGCAAGGGCATAAAGCATAAGGAAACAATGGAGCCGAATATTGGTATAGAAACTGAACTAGCAGCTCCATTAATTAGATGGATTTCTGACTCTCAATCGATCCAGGATTATAACGCTCCTGTATcgcatattttttgtcaaagcgaaaatttttttgtatatctATCTCCTTGTGCCATTATTCCCTGTGGAAAGGAATCAATTAACGCTATCGATACATTCTTTAGATCGTTCGCAGTGTTTAATTTGCGAATTCcggtaaattaa
- the LOC131425729 gene encoding uncharacterized protein LOC131425729 isoform X1, with translation MIQCKYLNLYVSLIYFIHFDRYPTTEEKKMLAIKILLQFPFLCATRRSTGASEYSLFFWKNGGQGPKHEHTGLIHTHLRNSCKNLLPEQRKFTHSEKVVKHVGVCTEIIELAEMCAKFGATSANYSTISKMMSDVHDLHMMLLNEKNDMAKILLVLPHLTSYNGRMIHMAYERIHGTSFNQKVDLRKVFAKGLMHNQHAFKEVSDDYIRGCLRIMIKLTRKGIKHKETMEPNIGIETELAAPLIRWISDSQSIQDYNAPVSHIFCQSENFFVYLSPCAIIPCGKESINAIDTFFRSFAVFNLRIPVN, from the exons ATGATTCAATGTAAGTATTTGAATCTTTATGTTTCTCTTatttatttcattcatttcgacAGATACCCAACGACCGAGGAGAAAAAGATGCtagcaataaaaatattgctccaGTTCCCATTTTTATGTGCAACAAGAAGAAGTACAGGAGCATCAGAATAC TccctatttttctggaaaaacggTGGCCAAGGACCAAAACATGAACACACCGGATTAATTCATACTCACTTGAGAAATTCTTGCAAGAATTTATTACCTGAACAAAGGAAATTCACCCATTCTGAGAAAGTCGTAAAACACGTCGGAGTTTGTACGGAAATTATTGAACTAGCTGAAATGTGCGCAAAGTTTGGAGCTACTTCAGCAAACTATTCTACTATTTCGAAAATGATGAGTGATGTTCATGATTTGCATATGATGCTACTCAACGAGAAAAACGATATGGCTAAGATACTACTCGTTTTACCACATTTGACTTCTTACAATGGGAGAATG attcaTATGGCATATGAGCGCATCCATGGTACCAGCTTCAATCAGAAAGTTGACTTGAGAAAAGTATTCGCCAAAGGTCTCATGCACAATCAGCATGCTTTTAAAGAAGTTTCGGATG ATTACATAAGAGGATGTCTTCGTATAATGATTAAATTAACTCGCAAGGGCATAAAGCATAAGGAAACAATGGAGCCGAATATTGGTATAGAAACTGAACTAGCAGCTCCATTAATTAGATGGATTTCTGACTCTCAATCGATCCAGGATTATAACGCTCCTGTATcgcatattttttgtcaaagcgaaaatttttttgtatatctATCTCCTTGTGCCATTATTCCCTGTGGAAAGGAATCAATTAACGCTATCGATACATTCTTTAGATCGTTCGCAGTGTTTAATTTGCGAATTCcggtaaattaa